A section of the Castanea sativa cultivar Marrone di Chiusa Pesio chromosome 12, ASM4071231v1 genome encodes:
- the LOC142620180 gene encoding putative polygalacturonase — VQVLSAVVILGMLSLRVAECSLHSKTLVHQALNCRKHTAVLTDFGAVGDGKTLNTKVFNAAIRNLSRYALDGGAQLIVPPGRWLTGSFNLTSHFTLFIEKDAVILGTQDETQWPPLPVLPSYGRGRDAPGGRLSALIFGTNLTDVIITGNNGTIDGQGATWWTKYRAKEYNVTRPYLIELMYSNQIQISDLTLRDSPSWFVHPIYSSDIIVKGLTIIASIYSANTDGIDPDSCSNVRIEDCYIVSGDDCIAVKSGWDQYGYKYGIPTQHLIIRRVTCISPFSATIALGSEMSGGIQDVRAEDITAIDTESAVRVKTALGRGGYVKDIYVRRMTLKNMKYAFWMAGNYNQHADPNFDLKAIPEINGINYRDVVATNVTFAGRLDGITGDPFTGICISNVTMTMNLEQNKLPWNCTDIAGVTSKVTPKPCASLPEKQGVNCAFPTDRLPIEDVQLKTCTTIVR; from the exons GTACAGGTTCTCTCAGCGGTTGTCATCTTAGGAATGCTAAGTTTAAGAGTCGCAGAATGCAGTTTACATAGCAAAACATTAGTGCATCAGGCACTAAACTGTCGAAAGCATACTGCAGTTTTGACTGATTTTGGAGCAGTTGGTGATGGAAAAACACTAAACACAAAGGTTTTTAATGCTGCAATTCGTAATCTAAGCAGATATGCATTGGATGGTGGGGCACAACTTATTGTACCACCTGGAAGATGGTTAACTGGAAGCTTTAATCTCACCAGCCATTTCAccctttttattgaaaaagatgcTGTTATTCTTGGAACACAG GATGAGACACAATGGCCTCCTCTTCCTGTGTTGCCTTCTTATGGAAGAGGAAGGGATGCACCTGGTGGACGGTTAAGCGCTCTCATTTTTGGGACAAATCTCACTGATGTCATAATCACGG GTAACAATGGCACGATTGATGGCCAGGGTGCTACTTGGTGGACGAAGTACCGTGCCAAAGAATACAACGTGACGCGACCATACTTGATTGAGCTCATGTACTCCAATCAGATCCAGATATCTGATCTCACTCTACGTGACTCTCCATCATGGTTTGTCCATCCCATCTACAGCAGTGATATAATAGTCAAAGGGCTCACAATCATTGCATCAATTTATTCAGCTAATACCGATGGTATAGACCCAG ATTCATGCTCAAACGTTCGTATCGAGGACTGCTATATAGTCTCAGGGGATGATTGCATTGCCGTGAAAAGTGGTTGGGATCAATATGGATACAAATATGGAATTCCTACACAGCACCTAATCATCAGAAGGGTTACCTGCATTTCTCCTTTCAGTGCCACCATTGCTCTAGGTAGCGAAATGTCTGGCGGAATCCAAGATGTTAGAGCTGAAGACATCACAGCCATTGATACCGAATCAGCTGTCAGAGTTAAGACTGCTCTTGGAAGAGGAGGTTATGTCAAAGACATCTATGTTAGAAGAATGACCTTGAAGAATATGAAGTATGCTTTCTGGATGGCAGGCAATTATAATCAACATGCCGACCCTAACTTCGACCTAAAAGCAATTCCAGAGATTAATGGAATAAATTATCGAGATGTGGTGGCGACGAACGTTACCTTTGCTGGAAGACTTGACGGAATTACGGGTGATCCCTTCACTGGAATATGCATTTCTAATGTGACCATGACCATGAATCTGGAGCAAAATAAACTGCCATGGAATTGTACTGATATTGCTGGAGTGACAAGCAAAGTGACTCCTAAGCCATGTGCTTCGTTGCCTGAGAAGCAAGGTGTGAATTGTGCCTTCCCCACTGATAGGCTGCCCATTGAAGATGTTCAGTTGAAGACTTGTACTACCATCGTCCGTTAG